In Ficedula albicollis isolate OC2 chromosome 19, FicAlb1.5, whole genome shotgun sequence, one DNA window encodes the following:
- the KCTD7 gene encoding BTB/POZ domain-containing protein KCTD7, with amino-acid sequence MVVVTGQSKASATPDDAMSSSDAEDDFQEPATPTATQAGQALPLLPQQFPEVVPLNVGGMFFTTRLSTLRRYEDTMLAAMFSGRHYIPTDAEGRYFIDRDGTYFGDILNFLRSGDLPPRERVRSVYKEAQYYSIGPLLDNLEDIQPLKGEKVRQAFLGLMPYYKEHLERIIEIAKLRAMQRKARFAKLKVCVFKEEMPITPYECPHFNSLRFERSESEPKLFEHHCEVDVSFGPWEAVADVYDLLHCIVTDLSARGITVDHQCIGVCDKHLINHYYCKRPIYEFKITWW; translated from the exons ATGGTGGTAGTCACGGGGCAGAGCAAAGCGAGTGCCACCCCGGATGATGCCATGTCGAGCTCGGATGCAGAGGATGATTTCCAAGAGCCGGCCACTCCCACCGCCACCCAGGCAGGACAGGCGCTacctctgctgcctcagcag TTCCCAGAAGTTGTCCCACTGAACGTGGGGGGGATGTTTTTCACCACCAGACTGTCGACGCTGCGCAGGTACGAGGACACCATGCTGGCAGCCATGTTCAGTGGCAGGCACTACATCCCCACCGACGCCGAGGGCAGGTACTTCATCGACAGGGATGGCACCTACTTTGG agaCATACTAAACTTCCTACGATCTGGTGACCTGCCCCCCCGAGAGCGAGTGAGGTCAGTGTACAAGGAGGCTCAGTATTATTCCATAGGACCCTTGCTAGACAATCTAGAGGATATCCAGCCtcttaaaggagaaaaagttaGACAAGCTTTCCTGGGCCTAATGCCATATTACAAAG AGCACTTGGAGCGGATCATCGAGATCGCCAAGCTGCGGGCCATGCAGAGGAAGGCCAGGTTTGCCAAGCTGAAGGTGTGTGTGTTCAAGGAGGAGATGCCCATCACCCCCTACGAGTGCCCCCACTTCAACTCGCTGCGCTTCGAGCGCAGCGAGAGCGAGCCCAAGCTCTTTGAGCACCACTGCGAGGTGGACGTGTCCTTCGGGCCCTGGGAGGCCGTGGCTGATGTCTACGACCTGCTGCACTGCATCGTCACTGACCTGTCTGCCAGGGGCATCACTGTGGACCACCAGTGCATTGGTGTGTGTGACAAGCACCTCATCAACCACTACTACTGCAAGCGCCCCATCTACGAGTTCAAGATCACCTGGTGGTGA